The genomic region CATGATGCCCCAAAAAGCCGGGGCTACCTGGGGCCAATAGCCCTTGAGGAGGATGCTCGGCCAGGGCGCTCCGGCGGCCTTCAAGGCCTCGATGGGCCCTGAACTGCATTCCTCCAGGGCCTCGGCCAGGAGCTTGCCACAGAATCCGATGGACCTGAAGGCGATGGCCACGGTCCCGGCGAGGGCCCCGGGTCCGAACACGGCCACGAACAGGATGGCCCAGACCAGGGTGTTTACCGACCGGGAAGAGACCAGGATCAAACGGGCCAGCCAGTTCAGAATTCCGGAACGGGTGATGTTGGAGGCC from Deltaproteobacteria bacterium harbors:
- a CDS encoding phosphate/phosphonate ABC transporter permease produces the protein ASNITRSGILNWLARLILVSSRSVNTLVWAILFVAVFGPGALAGTVAIAFRSIGFCGKLLAEALEECSSGPIEALKAAGAPWPSILLKGYWPQVAPAFWGIMLFRWDINVRESAVIGLVGAGGIGMALDTAMNLFRWQQVSVILLAIFAVVVLAEILVTKIRARII